The sequence TATTTAGTGATCTTAATTGTTTCCTGTGAATTCTATGATCCTCTAACAATTGCACTTACGATTTTGGGCgcaccaaaatttttgaaaaattgaaatagatgaaaatttttgaaaaattcagcTCCATCCAGGTCAATGacaaggaattgaaatcctaatcgtcTAGTCTGAAATTAAGTTTGCGGATTCAATGAGATTGTTGTTTCATCCAggctatagatgaggggattgaaattcaaatcctatcatagttatagctaagtttgcgggtaattaatggggcttaagaaaatcgggtgcaaaatccgatggTGCGTAAAAATAATCTCAAGGAAGTTGTGTTTGTTAGAGGTAGTTGAAGGAATGGATGCATGCGAGTGAATCTTGCACTGATGTGTtattaggtcgctaagcagtcttAAAACAGATTCTTTTTAAGTTGCGTTAGCTGGAATAATATTgtacacacacacgttcactcTAAATCGAAGGTGTATTGTGGAGAGTTGAGGGTGTTTTTAAGCTGATGTAGAACTTCTCTGAGGCTGTTACTTGCCATGAATCGTTCCTactttatttttgtgttttgtgtttgtttgtcatatgtcttgctcgagggcgaacaagatttaagtatggggtgttgataagtgatttttgtgtgcattatttcgttatatttttatgtatattttgcattcattcatattattatgtgtttttatgtgttttatttcatgcgTATGCATTTCACTCTCCTGTGTTTATTTTTAGGAAAAATGGGAAATTAAAGGAGTTTTGGGCACAGgacaagaaaagaaaagaaagaaagaagatggaTTGAAGAAGAAGCAAAGCGCTATTGCGCTTGCCTTGGAGAAGAGTAGAGAAATTTCTCTACAATAGGTGCAATTGCTCTACAAGAGGAGCAATTGCTGTACATGTAGCGCAATTGCGCTAAAGAAGAAGAGCAGTTGTGCAACATGAAGAAACTAGGGAAGCGCAATTGCGGGAAAATAGCGCTTCTGCGCATAATCTCTGCATAAAGAAATCTCGGGCAGAAAGTTGTCCGCTCGAGTGGTAactttctaccgctcgagcggcaaAGAAAAAAATTGCCGGACAGAAAGTTGTCCGCTCGAGCGGgaattttctaccgctcgagcgagatggcGTACAGAATCCTAATTTTAGAAAATTCTTGTTCGAGAAGGAATCAATATTTTGAAGATATGGGGCATATAATAGTTCATTTTTCATCAGATGAAGGGTTTCGGACATCACAATACAGAGAGAAGGCGACTAGGAGGCTAGAGGCTTGGagattttcttctcttctcttttatttcttaatttttgttgattaaaacttttgtttgaattatattttcaactaatgattagtttttttttcaaccaagaccacgtgattgggccgaacaaatttatgtaaaaaaattgaatgtttgtttggaatttttcagatttggttttttattattggtttttggattaaaatttgTCTTGTTAATAATCTGGCCAATTGTTTTTTttcatgttaatcgattctaagtcgacagaggaggaattgatttcgatcactccatAAATCAACACGAGGttaaattgactagaaatagtattcgattttattgtgcggttttaggtgcaaactgaattctcaAGATTctcaatgcatttgaatttgatttaaattatgaaaGATTGGTCCGTCAATATTGAATAAGTTTAattattctagaaatagacctttaaacaagttaggagaattcaccgtaATTTGAGTCCTGAATTGACTATATGTTaaatgatttgttcggtacctgcgtgtgtcttggttgtcttattttaattaaatttattcttttttttattttaaattcttattatttttaacaatttaatttttatttaattcttatcactctttttttattattattttgtctagattaagttaaataattaaatcttgaaaattgactacagtccctgtgggatcgatacttgaactCATTGTCCAGTTACTATTAcctgacctagtgcacttgctagttaaTACCGAATTTAGCGGTCAGGCAGCATAGAGGCAAATGAAATCCACAGTTTAAGGTTTGGTGAACCTCGCCGCCACGTCCGTTggttttatagattgatcaatcgctaaTATTTAATGGTCACACATCACTGATATGACTCACACTAATGATTTTACAATTATGACATGCCCTATTTATGTTACGTattaatattatgattatttttatgtttacgACTCAACAGTACGCACATGATTactatttttattgatttgcatggttttgagattttggacGTACGCATGAGATTTGAAGATGAActatgattttcttatttaCGTTATAAAGCTTGCATGAATGGGATTTTTAGTGATGTTTGAATAttgtatttaattgcatgcaaacgtatatatattatatattatattttatggaaaactattttaagtatagatacttatatgtatgggcgtatatgtagcATCACTATTttaaagtaaaatatttttaaaaaagatttaagtacgggtcgtttcagttggtatcataGCATGGTCTTTCGAGGGTCAACTAGTCTGCTAAGTGGAGCTCAGAAGTTGCACTGTCAGTTTGTGAGTTTTAAATTCTTTTAAATTATATGTTTACGTATGGGACACATGAATTATGTTTCACTAATTTATGTTATAAGAACTTTAAGTTAAGATACTTAGTTATTCATTTTGGTTACGTGAGAGATTTATGGAAATTGCAGTATTCCTCCGAGACGTGTTGTTCGTGATGGAGATAATCAGGagccacctccacctccaccactCACACCATTTGAGAGAGCCAGTGTGGACATGTTAGCTGGTATTACTAGGCTACTCGAGCATCAGACCGGGCAGCCTAGGAAGTTGCATGAGGAGGatgttgctgagaggttccgcAAGCAGGGACCGAAGGAGTACAAGGGAATTACTGACCCACTCGTTGCTGAGTAGTGGATTTGTTCGTTAGAGACTATCTTTGCTTACATGGGGTTTCAGGATGCTGATCAGGTTAGATGTGCCATCTACATGCTGAAGGATAATgtagctctttggtgggaggttGCAGTGATTGGTTTGGATCTGGATAGGATGTCGTGGAAGGATTTCAAGATAGCCTTCTTTGAAAAGTACTTCACGGAGGATGCACGTGGCCAGTTGATACATGACTTCATGAGTCTCTGACAAGGAGACATGATTGTGGCAGATTTTGTGAGACAGTTTGAGCGTGGGTAtcactttgtgcccatgattgctacAGTGGAGAAAGAGAGGCTGCGATTTTTACTGATGGATTGAGGTAagacatcaagcatgatgtgTACATGCGGACGTGACTACTTATAAAGCATCAGTGAACAGAGCTTATCAGTATAAGAAGGGGAGTAACGAGATGCACGCTGATTACCAaaggaagagacagattcaGCAGCCATCTAGATGACAGTCTTTGCAGAAGCTATAAAAGAAGCCATTTATTGGACCGTCTAAGGGACCAATTCCTCTGAAAAAATAGTAGAGGCCACAGGGCCATCCGAGACAGCAGCAGCAGGGGGCAGTTGCCGCTAACACTGGAGGGATACCTTTCTGTAAGGAGTGTCAGAAACCTCATCAGGACAGTGTATGGTTGGTTCGGACAAGTTCTATCATTGCAAGGAGCTGGGACATATTTCAAGAAACTTCCCCAAGAAGAAGCAAACCACGGGGCATTTATTggtgatgcaggcagaggagacAGACCCTGATACTTCTCTCATCACGGGTAATATTAATGTATGTCCTTAAAATTCAGCAAATAGaatgttttaattaagatttGCATGAGTAACTACTTGACTACTTGTACTTGTTGTTTTCGAAATGCATGAGCAGGACTAGgtagaatttttgaaatttgtgaATTTAGCATGCTTAGGTTCGGATTTTAGATGCTATGGTTTGAAATTATTGCTCTAGAATTATAGTCTATATCTGTTGGgaaatcttctgcgtgcagggaaaATTCGCATTAGATGTATAGCTacatttgcgttgctagattctggAGCTACGCTTTCTTTTATCTCTCAGTCGTTTATTGATCGGGTAGGAATTATACCCGAGGTATCTAGTACGGGTTATGATATTACCGTACCATCTGGTGAGGTTCTATACACCACCATCATGCTCAGTGGGTTAGAGTTGGAGCTACAGGGGCATACATTAAGAGCCGATCTAGTTGTATTGCCGATGCCAGGATTTGATCTTATTCtaggtatggactggttgacagtcaatggagcttcgatcgAATTTTGGAAGAGAACAATATCAGTAAACCCTACGAGTGGAGATCCAATTATCTTCTATGTAGCCCAGAGCAGCAATATTCAACACGTCATCTCTTGGGTACGTGCGGGGAAGTTATTACGTAAGGATTTCCAGGGatttcttgctagtgtggttGCAGTGGCAGAGCCGTCTACTACTTCTGTTGAGGATGTATAAATTGTACGCGACTTCCCAGATGTCTTTGCGGATGATGTAGCCGGAATTCCTCTAGTCCGAGAGGTTGAGTTCAGCATTGAGTTACTACCTGGTACCGTGCGTATATTTAAGGCACCGTATCATCtcgctcctaccgagatgaaagagctgAAGGAGAAAACTCAGAAGTCACTGGTGAAGGGCTTCATTCGCCCTAGTTTctcaccttggggtgcaccagttTTGTCCGTGAAGAATAaagatggcagtatgagactatTCATTGATTATCGAGAACTGAACCGTGTCACAAAAAAAGTATCCACTACCGAGATAGAAGatctatttgatcaattgcaagaAGCTTAGGTATTTTTCAatatcgatctgcgatctgggtACCATCAGTTTCAGGTAAGGGAGgaggatgtgtccaagactacatttcggacacgttatggccattatgagttcaTGGTGATGTCGTTCGGCTTGACAAACGCTCCAGcgattttcatggatctcataaACCGTTATTTcggccgtatcttgatcagtttattattgtctttattgatgacatcttgatCTACTACAGGAGTTtagaggagcatagacagcacttgcACACCTCTTTACAGATTC comes from Henckelia pumila isolate YLH828 chromosome 4, ASM3356847v2, whole genome shotgun sequence and encodes:
- the LOC140862529 gene encoding uncharacterized protein, whose amino-acid sequence is MVGSDKFYHCKELGHISRNFPKKKQTTGHLLVMQAEETDPDTSLITGKIRIRCIATFALLDSGATLSFISQSFIDRVGIIPEVSSTGYDITVPSGEVLYTTIMLSGLELELQGHTLRADLVVLPMPGFDLILDVFADDVAGIPLVREVEFSIELLPGTVRIFKAPYHLAPTEMKELKEKTQKSLVKGFIRPSFSPWGAPVLSVKNKDGSMRLFIDYRELNRVTKKVSTTEIEDLFDQLQEA